A genomic region of Nymphaea colorata isolate Beijing-Zhang1983 chromosome 2, ASM883128v2, whole genome shotgun sequence contains the following coding sequences:
- the LOC116248839 gene encoding putative callose synthase 8 isoform X5: MQFPEIKATIAALRKIRGLPWPTNHFSSGDDDMDLLDWLQCWFRFQEGNVKNQREHLILLLANIHIRQFPRPEPLSELDDRAINELMKRLFKNYKAWCKFLGRPSNLWLPAVHQEVQQYKLLYIALYLLIWGEASNLRFMPECLCYIFHHMAYELVSHLSGAVSFKTGESFTPIYGQGKGDFLTQVITPIYNVVYKESQRSNNGTAGHSQWRNYDDLNEFFWSPDCFQLGWPMRSGMADLADFFSTLPPDKHRTCPMDDEKPIWLGKTNFVEIRSFWHLFRSFDRMWAFLLLALQAMIVMAWHGVQSPFDVLDASILKDMMSIFITSSVINFLRAILDIVFTWKARKSMCFSQKLRLVLKLVAAIIWAILLSFYYAFPRHRSFCFSRMFSNRASQWSCLSPYTITIIAYMTPNAIGVLLFFLPALASCVETSTWKIFAILSWWVQPRLYVGRGMQESTISLTKYSVFWTLLLTSKLLFSYYFEVLPLVGPTKQIMEMNIKKYEWHEFFPEVKNNAGAVVAVWAPVILVYFMDTQIWYAVFCTIFGGLSGVFHHLGEIRTMGTLRTRFHSLPSAFNVHLMPKSTKRKTGSFFSSNFSKASEKAQNRSAEFAQVWNQIITSFRSEDLISNREMDLMIVPISSELGDSSACCPLFLLAAKLSTAVDIAKNFIGTDRDLYKTIKKDVYMLSAVKECYESLKHIFNLLVVGDREKRIMSGIIEQVETSVKESTFLMHFRMKELPILHKKFVQMVDLLIENKVDCQGKLVRLLQDIFEVVTEDMIIHGCSFCDSVRCSHSADDMLLFLPSDTNAVLSYPLPESADDMLLFLPSDTNAVLSYPLPDDSSLQEKIKRLYLLLTINESAMDIPVNLEARRRISFFSTSLFMDMPPAPKVRSMIPFSVITPYYMEEVTFSEEELHSVQDAVSIIFYMQTIYPGFYLLNSLFRFFYVHLFLVLSCSSISPDEWKNFLERIECGDSDFTDAEKMEELRKWASYRGQTLSRTVRGMMYYKEALKLQAFLDMANEEEICKGYDAVKRNGNAHHRLLAQLEGVADMKFTYVVSCQNFGAQKSSGDPRAHDIVDLMIKYPSLRVAYIEEREMGNGHKVYFSVLVKAANNLDQEVYRIQLPGPPIIGEGKPENQNHAIIFTRGEGLQTIDMNQDNYLEEAFKMRNLLQEFLHHSRKRPPTILGMREHIFTGSVSSLAGFMSYQETSFVTIGQRLLANPLKVRFHYGHPDVFDRIFHLTRGGVSKASKVINLSEDIFAGYNSTLRQGNVTYHEYMQVGKGRDLGLNQISLFEAKVANGNAEQSLSRDIYRLGHRFDFFRMLSCYYTTVGFYFSALVTVLGIYVFLYGQLYLVLSGLEKAILSAAGAERNRSLETALASQSFIQLGLLTGLPMLMELGLEKGFRTAVYNFFLMQFQLASVFFTFNLGTKAHYYSCTLLHGGAKYRPTGRRFVVFHASFTENYRLYSRSHFVKGFELVFLLIVYISFCQSYQNNVTYMIVTYSIWFMSLTWLFAPFLFNPSGLEWEKVVQDWFGWNKWIHNQGGIGIHPVKSWESWWDEEHAHLKYSGINGRIAEIVLSFRFFIYQYGLVYHLDIAQRNQDIMVYGISWLVIITFFVLIKISIEGRRRLSANSHALYRLLKAVLFLCFLSILIVLLSLCGLSGKDLFICALAFLPTGWGLLLVAQAVRPLIEKVGIWDSVQVIARSYDYGMGFLLFAPLAVLAFIPSVSEFQTRLLFNQAFSRRLQIQPILKGKRKNKSPP, from the exons ATGCAATTTCCTGAG ATTAAAGCTACGATTGCAGCCCTCCGCAAAATTCGTGGCTTACCATGGCCTACCAACCACTTCAGTTCTGGTGATGATGATATGGATTTACTAGATTGGCTTCAATGTTGGTTCAGGTTTCAG GAAGGGAATGTCAAGAATCAGAGAGAACATCTGATTTTGCTGCTTGCTAACATACATATCAGGCAGTTCCCCAGACCAGAGCCACTTTCAGAG CTGGATGATAGAGCGATAAATGAGCTTATGAAAAGGTTATTCAAAAATTACAAGGCATGGTGCAAATTTTTAGGGCGGCCAAGTAATCTTTG GTTGCCAGCTGTTCATCAAGAAGTGCAGCAATATAAACTTTTATACATAGCACTTTATCTTCTCATATGGGGTGAAGCTTCAAACTTGCGGTTTATGCCAGAGTGCCTCTGTTACATTTTTCATCAT ATGGCATATGAACTAGTAAGTCACCTATCTGGTGCTGTAAGCTTCAAAACAGGGGAAAGTTTTACACCCATATATGGTCAAGGGAAAGGAGACTTTCTGACACAAGTCATTACTCCAATTTACAATGTTGTATACAAG GAATCCCAGAGAAGCAACAATGGAACTGCAGGACACTCTCAATGGAGAAATTATGACGATCTCAATGAGTTCTTCtg GTCGCCTGATTGTTTTCAACTGGGATGGCCAATGCGTTCAGGCATGGCGGACTTGGCGGACTTTTTCTCCACACTTCCACCCGACAAGCATCGG ACATGCCCGATGGATGATGAGAAACCAATATGGCTGGGCAAAACAAATTTTGTTGAGATCCGTTCCTTTTGGCATCTTTTTAGAAGCTTTGATAGGATGTGGGCTTTTTTACTGTTGGCTCTACAG GCGATGATAGTAATGGCATGGCATGGAGTACAATCTCCGTTTGATGTGCTAGATGCATCCATCTTGAAAGATATGATGAGCATTTTCATAACTTCTTCTGTTATCAACTTCCTGCGAG CAATTCTTGACATTGTCTTCACATGGAAGGCAAGGAAAAGCATGTGTTTCTCTCAAAAGTTGAGACTTGTGTTGAAATTGGTTGCGGCCATTATATGGGCCATCCTCCTGTCATTTTATTATGCATTTCCAAGACACCgttccttttgcttttcaagGATGTTCAGCAATAGAGCAAGCCAATGGAGCTGTCTGTCACCATACACAATAACTATCATCGCATACATGACTCCCAATGCCATTGGggtgcttttattttttcttcctgcTCTAGCTTCATGTGTTGAAACTTCAACGTGGAAAATCTTTGCCATCTTGTCTTGGTGGGTTCAG CCTCGGCTTTATGTTGGACGAGGGATGCAAGAAAGTACAATCTCACTGACGAA GTATTCTGTCTTTTGGACGCTCTTATTGACAAGCAAATTGTTATTCAGCTACTACTTTGAG GTTCTGCCATTAGTTGGACCCACTAAGCAGATTATGGAGATGAACATAAAGAAGTATGAATGGCACGAATTCTTCCCTGAAG TGAAGAACAATGCTGGCGCAGTTGTTGCTGTTTGGGCACCTGTTATCCTC GTATATTTCATGGACACACAAATTTGGTATGCTGTTTTCTGTACTATCTTCGGTGGACTTTCTGGTGTTTTTCATCACCTTGGCGAG ATCCGCACAATGGGAACACTTAGAACTAGATTTCATTCTTTGCCTTCTGCTTTTAATGTTCACCTTATGCCAAAGTCTACGAAACGCAAAACGGGTAGCTTCTTCAGCAGTAACTTCAGCAAG GCATCAGAAAAAGCACAAAACCGGAGTGCTGAATTTGCTCAAGTCTGGAACCAAATTATCACTAGTTTTCGCTCGGAGGATCTCATAAGTAACAG AGAAATGGATCTGATGATCGTACCGATCTCTTCAGAGTTAGGTGATTCCTCAGCCTGTTGTCCGCTCTTCCTGCTAGCTGCAAAG CTCTCAACAGCAGTAGACATTGCAAAGAATTTTATCGGCACAGATAGAGATCTTTAcaaaacaattaagaaagaTGTTTACATGCTTAGCGCTGTAAAAGAATGTTATGAATCACTGAAGCATATATTCAATCTGCTTGTTGTTGGGGACAGAGAAAAAAG GATTATGTCTGGCATCATTGAGCAAGTCGAAACAAGCGTTAAGGAATCTACCTTTCTCATGCACTTCAGGATGAAGGAGCTGCCTATTTTGCATAAGAAGTTTGTTCAAATGGTTGATCTTTTG attgaaaATAAGGTTGACTGCCAAGGGAAGCTGGTGAGATTACTCCAAGATATATTTGAAGTAGTAACAGAGGATATGATTATTCATGGTTGCAG CTTTTGTGATTCCGTTCGCTGCTCCCACTCAGCAGACGACATGCTACTATTTTTACCATCTGACACAAATGCCGTTCTTTCTTACCCTCTTCCTGAGTCAGCAGACGACATGCTACTATTTTTACCATCAGACACAAATGCCGTTCTTTCTTACCCTCTTCCTGATGACAGTTCTCTACAGGAGAAG ATAAAAAGATTATATCTGCTGTTAACGATAAATGAATCTGCTATGGATATCCCTGTGAACTTGGAAGCTAGACGCCGTATTTCCTTCTTCAGTACTTCTCTCTTTATGGATATGCCTCCGGCGCCTAAAGTTCGTAGCATGATACCATTCAG TGTCATAACTCCATACTACATGGAGGAAGTTACTTTTTCAGAGGAAGAACTTCACTCGGTGCAAGATGCAGTTTCCATCATCTTTTATATGCAAACGATATATCCAGGTTTCTATCTTTTGAATTCGTTATTTAGATTCTTTTACGTACATTTGTTCTTGGTACTAAGTTGTTCATCTATATCGCCAGATGAATGGAAAAACTTTTTGGAGCGCATAGAATGTGGGGACAGTGATTTTACTGATGCTGAAAAAATGGAGGAGTTAAGGAAATGGGCTTCATACCGTGGACAGACATTAAGTCGAACAG tGAGAGGGATGATGTACTACAAAGAGGCGCTGAAGCTTCAAGCTTTCTTAGATATGGCCAATGAAGAAG AGATTTGTAAGGGTTATGATGCTGTTAAGAGGAATGGGAATGCCCATCACAGGTTATTGGCACAACTGGAAGGAGTTGCtgatatgaaatttacatatgtCGTGTCCTGCCAAAATTTTGGTGCTCAAAAATCGTCCGGAGACCCTCGTGCCCATGACATTGTCGACTTAATGATCAA atATCCATCACTACGGGTTGCTTATATTGAGGAGAGAGAAATGGGAAACGGCCATAAGGTTTATTTCTCCGTCCTAGTCAAGGCAGCCAACAATTTGGATCAG GAAGTATATCGCATACAGCTACCTGGTCCACCTATTATTGGAGAAGGGAAGCCTGAAAACCAAAATCATGCAATTATTTTCACACGTGGTGAGGGCCTTCAAACAATTGACATGAACCAA GACAACTACCTAGAGGAAGCATTCAAAATGAGAAATCTATTGCAGGAGTTCCTCCACCATTCAAGAAAGCGTCCTCCAACTATACTTGGGATGCGCGAACACATATTCACTGGAAG TGTCTCGTCTCTAGCTGGATTCATGTCCTATCAAGAGACTAGCTTTGTAACCATTGGTCAACGGCTGTTAGCAAATCCACTCAA GGTACGTTTCCATTATGGCCACCCAGATGTGTTTGACAGGATTTTTCACTTGACAAGAGGTGGAGTTAGCAAAGCATCAAAAGTTATCAACCTGAGTGAAGATATCTTTGCAG GATACAATTCCACTTTACGACAAGGAAATGTAACTTATCATGAATACATGCAAGTTGGTAAAGGTCGAGATCTAGGTCTTAATCAAATTTCACTTTTTGAAGCCAAAGTTGCCAATGGAAATGCTGAACAATCTCTAAGCCGTGATATATATCGCCTTGGGCATCGGTTTGATTTCTTCCGGATGTTATCCTGCTACTATACAACGGTCGGATTTTACTTCAGTGCATTG GTAACAGTTCTTGGAATATACGTCTTCCTATATGGGCAACTCTATCTAGTTCTAAGTGGTTTGGAGAAAGCAATCCTTTCTGCAGCTGGTGCAGAGCGTAATAGATCTTTGGAAACAGCTCTGGCTTCTCAGTCGTTCATTCAACTTGGACTTCTGACGGGCTTACCAATGTTGATGGAGCTTGGACTCGAGAAAGGATTTCGTACAGCTGTGTACAATTTTTTCCTCATGCAGTTCCAACTAGCCTCTGTCTTCTTTACGTTTAACCTTGGAACAAAAGCACATTATTACAGTTGTACTCTACTTCATGGAGGTGCTAAATATAGGCCAACAGGTCGAAGATTCGTGGTATTTCATGCAAGTTTCACCGAAAATTACCGCCTGTATTCACGCAGCCACTTTGTTAAAGGATTTGAattggttttccttttgattgtTTACATCTCATTTTGCCAATCTTACCAGAACAATGTCACATATATGATAGTTACATACTCCATCTGGTTCATGTCTCTTACCTGGCTGTTTGCACCTTTCCTGTTTAATCCATCTGGCCTTGAGTGGGAAAAAGTCGTACAGGATTGGTTTGGTTGGAATAAGTGGATCCACAATCAAGGTGGGATTGGGATTCATCCTGTTAAGAGTTGGGAATCATGGTGGGATGAAGAACATGCACATTTGAAATATTCAGGGATAAATGGAAGAATAGCTGAAATAGTTCTGTCATTCCGATTCTTCATCTATCAGTATGGGCTAGTCTATCACCTTGATATTGCACAAAGAAACCAAGATATCAtg GTCTACGGCATTTCTTGGCTTGTGATAATAACTTTTTTTGTGCTAATCAAG ATTTCTATTGAAGGTCGGCGGAGGCTAAGTGCAAATTCCCATGCCTTGTACAGGCTACTCAAAGCCGTACTCTTCTTGTGCTTCTTGTCCATATTGATTGTTCTTCTTTCCCTGTGTGGATTGTCAGGGAAGGACCTGTTTATATGCGCTCTGGCATTCTTGCCTACTGGATGGGGTTTGCTATTG GTTGCACAAGCTGTAAGGCCTTTGATAGAGAAAGTTGGCATATGGGATTCAGTTCAAGTTATTGCTCGATCTTATGACTATGGAATGGGGTTCCTTCTTTTTGCACCTTTGGCAGTATTAGCATTCATTCCATCAGTATCTGAATTCCAAACAAGACTTCTTTTCAATCAGGCCTTCAGTCGGCGACTTCAAATACAACCGATTCTTAAAGGAAAACGCAAGAATAAGTCACCACCTTGA
- the LOC116248839 gene encoding putative callose synthase 8 isoform X1, with translation MELGEIVVVEPVVDQGRPECSSPSAAPARRISRTRTANYVPNYFDSETLPLGISDKIQRFLRVANEIRDESPRASYMCRFHAFAKAHEIDPSSSIRGVRQLKTALIGQLERDEAIILSQQKQENSVRELYRMYMKYQNVIRSCEVHDTTDRDVRTRAHAIASVLYEVLGDVSPGVTLPVPETPVYNIIPLGSGGAQHAIMQFPEIKATIAALRKIRGLPWPTNHFSSGDDDMDLLDWLQCWFRFQEGNVKNQREHLILLLANIHIRQFPRPEPLSELDDRAINELMKRLFKNYKAWCKFLGRPSNLWLPAVHQEVQQYKLLYIALYLLIWGEASNLRFMPECLCYIFHHMAYELVSHLSGAVSFKTGESFTPIYGQGKGDFLTQVITPIYNVVYKESQRSNNGTAGHSQWRNYDDLNEFFWSPDCFQLGWPMRSGMADLADFFSTLPPDKHRTCPMDDEKPIWLGKTNFVEIRSFWHLFRSFDRMWAFLLLALQAMIVMAWHGVQSPFDVLDASILKDMMSIFITSSVINFLRAILDIVFTWKARKSMCFSQKLRLVLKLVAAIIWAILLSFYYAFPRHRSFCFSRMFSNRASQWSCLSPYTITIIAYMTPNAIGVLLFFLPALASCVETSTWKIFAILSWWVQPRLYVGRGMQESTISLTKYSVFWTLLLTSKLLFSYYFEVLPLVGPTKQIMEMNIKKYEWHEFFPEVKNNAGAVVAVWAPVILVYFMDTQIWYAVFCTIFGGLSGVFHHLGEIRTMGTLRTRFHSLPSAFNVHLMPKSTKRKTGSFFSSNFSKASEKAQNRSAEFAQVWNQIITSFRSEDLISNREMDLMIVPISSELGDSSACCPLFLLAAKLSTAVDIAKNFIGTDRDLYKTIKKDVYMLSAVKECYESLKHIFNLLVVGDREKRIMSGIIEQVETSVKESTFLMHFRMKELPILHKKFVQMVDLLIENKVDCQGKLVRLLQDIFEVVTEDMIIHGCSFCDSVRCSHSADDMLLFLPSDTNAVLSYPLPESADDMLLFLPSDTNAVLSYPLPDDSSLQEKIKRLYLLLTINESAMDIPVNLEARRRISFFSTSLFMDMPPAPKVRSMIPFSVITPYYMEEVTFSEEELHSVQDAVSIIFYMQTIYPGFYLLNSLFRFFYVHLFLVLSCSSISPDEWKNFLERIECGDSDFTDAEKMEELRKWASYRGQTLSRTVRGMMYYKEALKLQAFLDMANEEEICKGYDAVKRNGNAHHRLLAQLEGVADMKFTYVVSCQNFGAQKSSGDPRAHDIVDLMIKYPSLRVAYIEEREMGNGHKVYFSVLVKAANNLDQEVYRIQLPGPPIIGEGKPENQNHAIIFTRGEGLQTIDMNQDNYLEEAFKMRNLLQEFLHHSRKRPPTILGMREHIFTGSVSSLAGFMSYQETSFVTIGQRLLANPLKVRFHYGHPDVFDRIFHLTRGGVSKASKVINLSEDIFAGYNSTLRQGNVTYHEYMQVGKGRDLGLNQISLFEAKVANGNAEQSLSRDIYRLGHRFDFFRMLSCYYTTVGFYFSALVTVLGIYVFLYGQLYLVLSGLEKAILSAAGAERNRSLETALASQSFIQLGLLTGLPMLMELGLEKGFRTAVYNFFLMQFQLASVFFTFNLGTKAHYYSCTLLHGGAKYRPTGRRFVVFHASFTENYRLYSRSHFVKGFELVFLLIVYISFCQSYQNNVTYMIVTYSIWFMSLTWLFAPFLFNPSGLEWEKVVQDWFGWNKWIHNQGGIGIHPVKSWESWWDEEHAHLKYSGINGRIAEIVLSFRFFIYQYGLVYHLDIAQRNQDIMVYGISWLVIITFFVLIKISIEGRRRLSANSHALYRLLKAVLFLCFLSILIVLLSLCGLSGKDLFICALAFLPTGWGLLLVAQAVRPLIEKVGIWDSVQVIARSYDYGMGFLLFAPLAVLAFIPSVSEFQTRLLFNQAFSRRLQIQPILKGKRKNKSPP, from the exons ATGGAACTCGGAGAGATCGTCGTCGTCGAGCCAGTGGTCGACCAAGGACGGCCGGAGTGCTCTTCCCCTTCTGCTGCCCCTGCGCGGCGTATATCAAGGACCAGAACGGCGAATTATGTGCCTAATTACTTCGACAGCGAGACGCTGCCACTGGGCATCAGCGACAAGATTCAGCGATTTCTCCGTGTAGCTAACGAGATCAGGGATGAGTCGCCTCGCGCCTCCTATATGT GCCGCTTCCATGCATTTGCGAAGGCTCACGAGATTGATCCTAGTTCTTCTATAAGAGGCGTCAGACAACTTAAAACTGCTCTTATAGGCCAGCTTGAACGG GATGAGGCAATCATTTTATCTCAGCAAAAGCAAGAGAATAGTGTACGAGAACTATACCGGATGTACATGAAATATCAAAATGTTATCAGATCTTGTGAAGTTCATGATACAACTGATAG GGATGTCCGAACAAGAGCACATGCAATTGCCTCTGTTTTATATGAAGTACTGGGAGATGTTTCACCTGGAGTTACTTTACCTGTTCCAGAG ACCCCCGTTTATAATATTATCCCACTTGGTTCTGGAGGTGCCCAACACGCCATCATGCAATTTCCTGAG ATTAAAGCTACGATTGCAGCCCTCCGCAAAATTCGTGGCTTACCATGGCCTACCAACCACTTCAGTTCTGGTGATGATGATATGGATTTACTAGATTGGCTTCAATGTTGGTTCAGGTTTCAG GAAGGGAATGTCAAGAATCAGAGAGAACATCTGATTTTGCTGCTTGCTAACATACATATCAGGCAGTTCCCCAGACCAGAGCCACTTTCAGAG CTGGATGATAGAGCGATAAATGAGCTTATGAAAAGGTTATTCAAAAATTACAAGGCATGGTGCAAATTTTTAGGGCGGCCAAGTAATCTTTG GTTGCCAGCTGTTCATCAAGAAGTGCAGCAATATAAACTTTTATACATAGCACTTTATCTTCTCATATGGGGTGAAGCTTCAAACTTGCGGTTTATGCCAGAGTGCCTCTGTTACATTTTTCATCAT ATGGCATATGAACTAGTAAGTCACCTATCTGGTGCTGTAAGCTTCAAAACAGGGGAAAGTTTTACACCCATATATGGTCAAGGGAAAGGAGACTTTCTGACACAAGTCATTACTCCAATTTACAATGTTGTATACAAG GAATCCCAGAGAAGCAACAATGGAACTGCAGGACACTCTCAATGGAGAAATTATGACGATCTCAATGAGTTCTTCtg GTCGCCTGATTGTTTTCAACTGGGATGGCCAATGCGTTCAGGCATGGCGGACTTGGCGGACTTTTTCTCCACACTTCCACCCGACAAGCATCGG ACATGCCCGATGGATGATGAGAAACCAATATGGCTGGGCAAAACAAATTTTGTTGAGATCCGTTCCTTTTGGCATCTTTTTAGAAGCTTTGATAGGATGTGGGCTTTTTTACTGTTGGCTCTACAG GCGATGATAGTAATGGCATGGCATGGAGTACAATCTCCGTTTGATGTGCTAGATGCATCCATCTTGAAAGATATGATGAGCATTTTCATAACTTCTTCTGTTATCAACTTCCTGCGAG CAATTCTTGACATTGTCTTCACATGGAAGGCAAGGAAAAGCATGTGTTTCTCTCAAAAGTTGAGACTTGTGTTGAAATTGGTTGCGGCCATTATATGGGCCATCCTCCTGTCATTTTATTATGCATTTCCAAGACACCgttccttttgcttttcaagGATGTTCAGCAATAGAGCAAGCCAATGGAGCTGTCTGTCACCATACACAATAACTATCATCGCATACATGACTCCCAATGCCATTGGggtgcttttattttttcttcctgcTCTAGCTTCATGTGTTGAAACTTCAACGTGGAAAATCTTTGCCATCTTGTCTTGGTGGGTTCAG CCTCGGCTTTATGTTGGACGAGGGATGCAAGAAAGTACAATCTCACTGACGAA GTATTCTGTCTTTTGGACGCTCTTATTGACAAGCAAATTGTTATTCAGCTACTACTTTGAG GTTCTGCCATTAGTTGGACCCACTAAGCAGATTATGGAGATGAACATAAAGAAGTATGAATGGCACGAATTCTTCCCTGAAG TGAAGAACAATGCTGGCGCAGTTGTTGCTGTTTGGGCACCTGTTATCCTC GTATATTTCATGGACACACAAATTTGGTATGCTGTTTTCTGTACTATCTTCGGTGGACTTTCTGGTGTTTTTCATCACCTTGGCGAG ATCCGCACAATGGGAACACTTAGAACTAGATTTCATTCTTTGCCTTCTGCTTTTAATGTTCACCTTATGCCAAAGTCTACGAAACGCAAAACGGGTAGCTTCTTCAGCAGTAACTTCAGCAAG GCATCAGAAAAAGCACAAAACCGGAGTGCTGAATTTGCTCAAGTCTGGAACCAAATTATCACTAGTTTTCGCTCGGAGGATCTCATAAGTAACAG AGAAATGGATCTGATGATCGTACCGATCTCTTCAGAGTTAGGTGATTCCTCAGCCTGTTGTCCGCTCTTCCTGCTAGCTGCAAAG CTCTCAACAGCAGTAGACATTGCAAAGAATTTTATCGGCACAGATAGAGATCTTTAcaaaacaattaagaaagaTGTTTACATGCTTAGCGCTGTAAAAGAATGTTATGAATCACTGAAGCATATATTCAATCTGCTTGTTGTTGGGGACAGAGAAAAAAG GATTATGTCTGGCATCATTGAGCAAGTCGAAACAAGCGTTAAGGAATCTACCTTTCTCATGCACTTCAGGATGAAGGAGCTGCCTATTTTGCATAAGAAGTTTGTTCAAATGGTTGATCTTTTG attgaaaATAAGGTTGACTGCCAAGGGAAGCTGGTGAGATTACTCCAAGATATATTTGAAGTAGTAACAGAGGATATGATTATTCATGGTTGCAG CTTTTGTGATTCCGTTCGCTGCTCCCACTCAGCAGACGACATGCTACTATTTTTACCATCTGACACAAATGCCGTTCTTTCTTACCCTCTTCCTGAGTCAGCAGACGACATGCTACTATTTTTACCATCAGACACAAATGCCGTTCTTTCTTACCCTCTTCCTGATGACAGTTCTCTACAGGAGAAG ATAAAAAGATTATATCTGCTGTTAACGATAAATGAATCTGCTATGGATATCCCTGTGAACTTGGAAGCTAGACGCCGTATTTCCTTCTTCAGTACTTCTCTCTTTATGGATATGCCTCCGGCGCCTAAAGTTCGTAGCATGATACCATTCAG TGTCATAACTCCATACTACATGGAGGAAGTTACTTTTTCAGAGGAAGAACTTCACTCGGTGCAAGATGCAGTTTCCATCATCTTTTATATGCAAACGATATATCCAGGTTTCTATCTTTTGAATTCGTTATTTAGATTCTTTTACGTACATTTGTTCTTGGTACTAAGTTGTTCATCTATATCGCCAGATGAATGGAAAAACTTTTTGGAGCGCATAGAATGTGGGGACAGTGATTTTACTGATGCTGAAAAAATGGAGGAGTTAAGGAAATGGGCTTCATACCGTGGACAGACATTAAGTCGAACAG tGAGAGGGATGATGTACTACAAAGAGGCGCTGAAGCTTCAAGCTTTCTTAGATATGGCCAATGAAGAAG AGATTTGTAAGGGTTATGATGCTGTTAAGAGGAATGGGAATGCCCATCACAGGTTATTGGCACAACTGGAAGGAGTTGCtgatatgaaatttacatatgtCGTGTCCTGCCAAAATTTTGGTGCTCAAAAATCGTCCGGAGACCCTCGTGCCCATGACATTGTCGACTTAATGATCAA atATCCATCACTACGGGTTGCTTATATTGAGGAGAGAGAAATGGGAAACGGCCATAAGGTTTATTTCTCCGTCCTAGTCAAGGCAGCCAACAATTTGGATCAG GAAGTATATCGCATACAGCTACCTGGTCCACCTATTATTGGAGAAGGGAAGCCTGAAAACCAAAATCATGCAATTATTTTCACACGTGGTGAGGGCCTTCAAACAATTGACATGAACCAA GACAACTACCTAGAGGAAGCATTCAAAATGAGAAATCTATTGCAGGAGTTCCTCCACCATTCAAGAAAGCGTCCTCCAACTATACTTGGGATGCGCGAACACATATTCACTGGAAG TGTCTCGTCTCTAGCTGGATTCATGTCCTATCAAGAGACTAGCTTTGTAACCATTGGTCAACGGCTGTTAGCAAATCCACTCAA GGTACGTTTCCATTATGGCCACCCAGATGTGTTTGACAGGATTTTTCACTTGACAAGAGGTGGAGTTAGCAAAGCATCAAAAGTTATCAACCTGAGTGAAGATATCTTTGCAG GATACAATTCCACTTTACGACAAGGAAATGTAACTTATCATGAATACATGCAAGTTGGTAAAGGTCGAGATCTAGGTCTTAATCAAATTTCACTTTTTGAAGCCAAAGTTGCCAATGGAAATGCTGAACAATCTCTAAGCCGTGATATATATCGCCTTGGGCATCGGTTTGATTTCTTCCGGATGTTATCCTGCTACTATACAACGGTCGGATTTTACTTCAGTGCATTG GTAACAGTTCTTGGAATATACGTCTTCCTATATGGGCAACTCTATCTAGTTCTAAGTGGTTTGGAGAAAGCAATCCTTTCTGCAGCTGGTGCAGAGCGTAATAGATCTTTGGAAACAGCTCTGGCTTCTCAGTCGTTCATTCAACTTGGACTTCTGACGGGCTTACCAATGTTGATGGAGCTTGGACTCGAGAAAGGATTTCGTACAGCTGTGTACAATTTTTTCCTCATGCAGTTCCAACTAGCCTCTGTCTTCTTTACGTTTAACCTTGGAACAAAAGCACATTATTACAGTTGTACTCTACTTCATGGAGGTGCTAAATATAGGCCAACAGGTCGAAGATTCGTGGTATTTCATGCAAGTTTCACCGAAAATTACCGCCTGTATTCACGCAGCCACTTTGTTAAAGGATTTGAattggttttccttttgattgtTTACATCTCATTTTGCCAATCTTACCAGAACAATGTCACATATATGATAGTTACATACTCCATCTGGTTCATGTCTCTTACCTGGCTGTTTGCACCTTTCCTGTTTAATCCATCTGGCCTTGAGTGGGAAAAAGTCGTACAGGATTGGTTTGGTTGGAATAAGTGGATCCACAATCAAGGTGGGATTGGGATTCATCCTGTTAAGAGTTGGGAATCATGGTGGGATGAAGAACATGCACATTTGAAATATTCAGGGATAAATGGAAGAATAGCTGAAATAGTTCTGTCATTCCGATTCTTCATCTATCAGTATGGGCTAGTCTATCACCTTGATATTGCACAAAGAAACCAAGATATCAtg GTCTACGGCATTTCTTGGCTTGTGATAATAACTTTTTTTGTGCTAATCAAG ATTTCTATTGAAGGTCGGCGGAGGCTAAGTGCAAATTCCCATGCCTTGTACAGGCTACTCAAAGCCGTACTCTTCTTGTGCTTCTTGTCCATATTGATTGTTCTTCTTTCCCTGTGTGGATTGTCAGGGAAGGACCTGTTTATATGCGCTCTGGCATTCTTGCCTACTGGATGGGGTTTGCTATTG GTTGCACAAGCTGTAAGGCCTTTGATAGAGAAAGTTGGCATATGGGATTCAGTTCAAGTTATTGCTCGATCTTATGACTATGGAATGGGGTTCCTTCTTTTTGCACCTTTGGCAGTATTAGCATTCATTCCATCAGTATCTGAATTCCAAACAAGACTTCTTTTCAATCAGGCCTTCAGTCGGCGACTTCAAATACAACCGATTCTTAAAGGAAAACGCAAGAATAAGTCACCACCTTGA